ACTTACTGTGCCAATATTTGAAAGGGTGAATGTTCCCCCAGTGAGGTCACTTGTTCCCAGCTGGCCTGCAGAGCCCAAGGACTGGAGGCGATTTAATTCCACAGCAATGTCAAACACACTGCAGACCTGAACATTTTTCACGTTTGGGACAATTAAACCTTGCTCTGTGTCCATTGCAACTCCAATGTTGTGTGAAGCCTGCAGCAAGTGCCATTAACCAGACATTAATATATAAGCTGTCaacataaaatgtattttaggtTAAAAAACCACTTCAATCACATTTTCCTTATCTATCCTTTGAACCTGGAAAGTGTTGTAGTTAGGAAGCAACTCCTGCATACAACtttgaggggagaaaaggatgtaattttgttttaattagcCTCACATCTGCAAACTGTAAATTGATGTTGACAATTCCAAACTCAGAGAACAAAGTCCTGGAATCAACTTCACACTGAAAACATTGCACTTTAGGATGGTCATATGTGCAACAAAACTTAAATAGCATATTTTAAAGAGAACACTAAaattgaaaagaagaaaaaaagaaatttggtGTGTTCATAGTCATCTAAAAACTTTTCATAAACTTTTCAATCATGAGCTCTGTAGTTTCTCTGCAACAAAGGGAGACTCCATGTTCCATTTCCATTACAGATGACCTTAGCTAACTCTCTTCTCATGTTTTGGAAGGAACATAAGGATGCTGAGAGACATTTataaaacagccccaaaaaagTTTGTACTGCAAGGTGCAAGTACACCTTAAGAAAATCACTTAAGAAAATAGATACTTGCTTCCCAGAAGTCTCAATCCAGCAGCTTGTATAAAATATGTAACTTTTATCAAGACTGTACTTTAATATATAAGGGTTGAGTGTTGGAACAGTTGAACTACCatgcacaaaaaaacccccaaactgttgtattacatttaaaatgttcttattttaaaagcttGACCCATATTCAGGTGAAAAATAggaaattaatatattaatatgcATTTTTGGGGCAAGTCTGAATAACAAAATGACTCTTACCTAACAAACTACTGAAATAAGGCCAACAATAAATCAAATTTAGATCTCAGAATCTGAACACACAAATTATTTTCCTGCACAACACCATAATTTTGGTTCTTGTAATTAGCTCAGACATTCTGAAAGGCCCCTGTTAGACATTACTTTTCACTTTCTGCTTACAACATTTATCCATAGTTTACAAACCTTATATGTGACATTTTGACAGTTCTCATCCAGAGAAGCATTAAGAATGGGATACTGCAGCAATCCCAGAGAGGCTGCCTGTTAAAtataacaaaagaaaacaaaattgatTTTTATAGTTTATAAGCAGAGAGCTCCATGGAAAAGAAGTAATGGTAGGAGAAAATGTAGATTAATAACAATATGGAATAAGTGTTTTGGTAGCAAAGAACAATGATGCCTTTCACATGAGGTCAAAAAATACTGACAATTTCAAAAAATTCTTTTGTGTGATTCAAACACCTGGTGATGCTTATCTCTATATTAAATTATGCTGAAGGCACTCTATCCTTTGCCATTACTATTTCAAAAAACTTCAATGACACCACATAACTCTAGCTGCAATTCCAACTGTAAATTGATAAGTGGCTCACTATACAAAAAAACCAGTTTTCCTGTGATCTGCCATAACTCAGATGATAGATACATCTACAACAATCATTGAACAGATGTTGGCAAAACCTGTGTATAAGTACTCCAtggagggctctgctgcaggcctcACCTTTATGAAGAAAGGCATAAAGGAAAGCTTAACTCCACGCATTTCAGCTACAGGCTTCAGCTCTTCTCGCAGCTGAACAAGCTGAGTCAAATCAACCTCATCAGAATAACCAAAGTGGGGGATCTTCAGGGCTGCACTCATAGTCTTTACCATGGCCTTCTGAAAACCTGGAAAATATTCATTGTCttcttaaacaaaaaaaatgagCTTCTGTGAAGTTATGGTGAAATTTCATCTGTTTCCATTAACCAAATTACACAACttacaaaaaccaaaccaaagccaAAGCATAACCAAAGAAGAACAGCATAAAGAGCACTTACTGAGTTAATGAGTTCATGGAACACAATTTTGATGACTGTAATATTTCAGATTATATTACTGCATCTCTCTCCTATGTATGTATAAATTTGAAATCATAATATGATATTCTGGATTATGCTTTCCAGCCTCTCCAAATAAACACTGCTTGAAAGGCAAGCAAAAATTTTTAATCTTCCCcttttaatgtgattttttgTTACCTTAGTGTCTTTTATGACACTGCTCTCCAGAACAGGTGTGAATGCCACTCACATAATACTGCAGTATGCTTTTACTAAGCACTGAATCACTTAAATTTACTGCACTTTGCCACTAATTGCATAATGATTCCTAGCATGACAAATCCATGTTTAGAATTCCTACCTGTTTCAACATACACTTGAAGAATGAGCAAGTACAACTTGCAGCCCAACTCCATCCAAACAAAACATGaacaaatatttaataaaataatttcagcagAGATGCTTCTTACAGAGAATGTTTTCCTGAATGCTCACTTGCATAACAACCACATGAAACACACTCCCATCAAAAGGAATCAGCTACTCACAGAGCAACAGGTCTACCATGACCATGGCCCCAAGACTGTATTCCATGATTTACCTGTTACAGGTTCAGTTTTATCTTTTCCTGCAAATGCAATGGGTCTGGAAACAGGCACAGGGATTTTGCGGGCTTTGTCCTTTGGAGCAGCCGGCACAGCCTCTGCTCCCCGCTGAGGTGGGACAATCTCAGCCTTCGGCGATGGAGGCAAAATAGCTCCTGTTTGTTTGGCCAAGTAGTTGAGTATATCTTCTTTAAGGATTCTGTTATCCTTTCCTGTCCCAACAACTTCACTCAATTTAATCTGAAAAGTACATAACAAGCAGTGATACTTTAGTTTTACAGCAACATAAAAATACCTTATATTGTGAGCTATGGTTaaaaatttttcccatttctgatCCAACATATTTGCAGTCTTCTGTTCCTTTCTGTGGTTTATTGGGTATTCAACAAAGTTCAAATCATCCAAAAGTCCCACTAGGTATTTGACTGCACAGTTCAAGCACAATCCTCTTCATTTCTACAACAATTTTCACACTGTTAAATGTATTTGAAAACAAGTGTTTCCTCTAGATCAGTACTCTTCTAGTCAGTCAAACTGCCATGTAAAAGCTGGGCAAAATGCAGCAGGACCTTATTCAGCAAACCTACATTGTTCTCCATGGCCAGGCGACGAACTGCAGGGGTTGCTAATGTTTTGTGACCTTTTATCTCTTGGTGAGTGTGCTCTTCATGAGACATAGGAGGTGTTTCAACAACATCTTCTTCTGAGGCAACACctgcaaacaaaaagaaaaaattaattttactaCGTTGTAAGCATTTGTTAAATTCCAAACTCAACCATTCTGTGACAGCTGAGGTTTTTACAATTTACTTTGAGTTAATGTGGATGGGAACACAGCTTGCTAAAGGCTGCTGCTTAAGCTAAATATTCAAGAGGAAATGGCTAGGAGATTTTAAACTTTAATAAATATCCCAAATTACTCAAAATTCTTGACtttataaagggaaaaaatctttGAAGATTTTCAGGAGGTAAAAGTAATCTTCTCTGCCACTGTTTTATGACAACAAACATAAAATATTCATGAGAAAAAGAATGGCTTACAATACCTTTTGAAGCATCAATTTCAATGTCCACCAGTGGTTTTCCAACAAAAGCAGTATCATCTATGCTGTAATGGAGTTTTCTGATGATGCCATCGTAACGACTGGTGATAGTAACAGAGGCTTTGTCACTCTGCACCTCACAGATGCTGTCAAACTGAGACACACTGTCACCTTCCTTTACGTACCTGGGAGCAAAGACAGGCTACTGGGAAACACAGGCAGTGTAAAAACCTGTTCTGTGCATTCCTTTGGTAAGTTCAATAACATACATCCTACAACATGGAAGTGCATTCCAGATGAGAAAACAAATTCTACATACTGGATATGTTTGCTACATGCATTTTGTCTGACTGTCACAGAACTCTTTGTTGGGTGAAATGACAAAATGATTATGAATATCATTACACACACAGTACATTTACTTTAGTAAAGCAGAGTTTTCCTGTCAGATTATAAGGCATCTAAAAATAAGAATGAGCCCAGTTTAATCTGAATGCAAGGACATTGTTGGTTCCAACTTGTCAATATACAATCAGTTTCAGAAAGGAAATGGATAGTAGGGAGCACTGTCTTCATGCAAAGAGAGGCATTTGTACAAAGAACGAGGCCTTTCAACACTGCCTTCCTTCACCGTACACTTTGATTTTGTTTAATCCATTTATCACTGGCTTTTTGCAAACAATTTAGAAGTTCAAGTCTTTTACTAAAAGCAATAGAGGAGGGGTACAGGATAAAGTTATGTTAATTCTTTAGATTAACCATTTGTTTCTAAAGCTAAGTCTAAGTAAACACAACAAAAGACAGGCCACCTGAACACAAAAAACATCAATCACTGAAGGAAAAGCCTACATAAAGGTGCatccctttccttccaattTTTCCACTCACAAATATATGagactgaaaacaaacaaaataaaaagctcagTATGTACAAGGTTCTAAAATGTgcaaaatgaaaactgaaaaacttcAGTAATAACCAAAAAAATATTCTCACTTAAGTCATTGATCACACAGCTAAAGCTGCTAAACTATCTGCCGATTTCTTAGTGTATtttcaggaaagcagagcttACCATTCTTTTACAGTCACCTCTGTAATTCCTTCTCCAATGTCAGAAAGCTTAAACTGGACAATTTGGCCACATGAAACTtgaaacagagaagaaaatacagCATGTTTAATATTAAATACAAGCTACCAGACAGAAAAATCTGAATGCATCAGAAATAATCCACATACCAGCCATATGCAAACCTCTAACATAACACTCATAAAAtagcaaaataaaagaaattactttATTATGAAAAAGATTACCAGCAGATGTTCTGAATAACCGCTGTTGATGACTAAACTTGAAGGCAGATTTGTCAAACACGCACACATATTTTGATTTTATAAAGCGAATGCTGCTGCACGATCTAACGCGATGAATGCAAACCTGGGGAGAAAATCTCAAGGGTTAATACAGTGGAGGTAGAGCCCATTTAATATTCCCCATCTAACAGTCAGACTAAAATAGTTTCATTCTAGTCTATGGAAGAGAAGTTCTTATGGAACACAATTACACTGAATACATTCTTAAACATACAATAAGCTTTACATTAGCAAAAGCTTCGCCAGGTTTTAGCTTCTTTCACTAACACAACACACGGGGAGATCAAACCACAGTGACATAACCAATTAACAAAAATCATAACAGCATTTGGTGAGTGATTCATTGCCATTGTTTCTCTCAGGAATTAGCTTAATCAGGACAGGCACACAAAAAGCACACACACTATCAACCACAGCAGACAGCTGAAATACTCCTATCCAGGATGAATGCTGGAAGGTTTCCCTAGACTGCACAGAAAACCAGCATATTTGTCCCATCAGAGGTTAATCAGAAGTACTAATCAGAAAGGAAATTCACACCACAGGGCCCAGAGAGTTGCCCTTTCATTTTTGTTCCTATATAGGAGGCAATCATCTTCAAGTAAACATCATCTTAAATCAGCTTCAAGGATATTTTGTAAGAACTGGCCATGAGATGGTTTTCTTTTATGGTTATAATTATAACCAGAAATCAACTTTAAAGAATTTTCTGAAAGATTCTTCAGACAAAACTTTATGTTTTAAAGTCTCTTCTAATCAGTCATGATTGTGATCAAGCAAAGTTGGTAGTGCTTGCATTGACATAAACAGGTATTTTATTAAGCTCAACACAAGTTAGTTCAGACACATTCTCATCCAgtaaaatttattaaatttcaTGTAATTTTGGTGTTATGTGGTCTTAAGAGCTCTgcataatttataaaaataacaatttcTCTGTAGATTCTATCTCTAACTAATTTAGAGATATGAAAAAAATTCAGGTGCTACAATGTACCTCAAGTAGCTCAAAActgtaaaattttaaattatcttcTTAGAGGAGCCAGAAAACAACATACCTGCATGGGAAAATTCATTTTAACTCCTtgtttaaaaaatcctttcagtaATGACAGAGCATATGAAACTTCTTGTTTCCCTCCCCACACCCCAAACTGTTTAACTATTTGCTATCAGTTTTCAGTGTTTAAAAAGTACATTATTCAGCAGGCCATACAATTCTGAACTGACAATGTACTCATTTTCTGCATTATTTAACCCAGCGCTGCAAGTCATATTTAATATTCTCTTTCTTTAAAGAACAAACATTTATACAACACAGTCTATCATGATGGACACAACAAAGTTCTGTCATTTGTGTTACCTTTCAGTTGCCTGCCACTA
The genomic region above belongs to Zonotrichia albicollis isolate bZonAlb1 chromosome 8, bZonAlb1.hap1, whole genome shotgun sequence and contains:
- the DBT gene encoding lipoamide acyltransferase component of branched-chain alpha-keto acid dehydrogenase complex, mitochondrial, with protein sequence MAAVTALRSSCRAAGRLVCIHRVRSCSSIRFIKSKYVCVFDKSAFKFSHQQRLFRTSAVSCGQIVQFKLSDIGEGITEVTVKEWYVKEGDSVSQFDSICEVQSDKASVTITSRYDGIIRKLHYSIDDTAFVGKPLVDIEIDASKGVASEEDVVETPPMSHEEHTHQEIKGHKTLATPAVRRLAMENNIKLSEVVGTGKDNRILKEDILNYLAKQTGAILPPSPKAEIVPPQRGAEAVPAAPKDKARKIPVPVSRPIAFAGKDKTEPVTGFQKAMVKTMSAALKIPHFGYSDEVDLTQLVQLREELKPVAEMRGVKLSFMPFFIKAASLGLLQYPILNASLDENCQNVTYKASHNIGVAMDTEQGLIVPNVKNVQVCSVFDIAVELNRLQSLGSAGQLGTSDLTGGTFTLSNIGTIGGTYAKPVILPPEVAIGALGKIQVLPRFNSKGEVVKAQIMNVSWSADHRIIDGATMARFSNLWKSYLENPTSMLLDLK